One Prevotella intermedia ATCC 25611 = DSM 20706 DNA window includes the following coding sequences:
- a CDS encoding deoxycytidylate deaminase, whose product MKTEKQTLLDYRYLRMARVWAENSYCKRRQVGALVVKDKMIISDGYNGTPSGFENICEDENGITKPYVLHAEANAITKLARSGNNSDGSTLYVTASPCIECAKLIIQSGIKRVVYGEKYRLTEGIDLLERAKIEVEYLNLEDNESEQE is encoded by the coding sequence ATGAAGACCGAAAAGCAAACACTTCTCGACTATCGCTACCTACGTATGGCGCGTGTTTGGGCAGAAAACTCCTACTGCAAACGTCGCCAAGTGGGCGCATTGGTGGTAAAAGACAAGATGATTATCAGCGATGGATATAACGGAACGCCCAGCGGTTTCGAGAATATTTGCGAAGACGAAAACGGTATTACCAAACCATACGTATTGCACGCCGAAGCCAATGCCATAACCAAGTTGGCTCGAAGTGGCAACAACAGCGACGGTTCAACACTCTACGTAACGGCTTCGCCCTGCATTGAGTGCGCCAAACTCATCATTCAGTCGGGCATTAAACGCGTGGTATATGGAGAAAAATACAGACTTACCGAAGGCATCGACTTGCTTGAGCGTGCCAAAATAGAGGTTGAATATTTAAATCTTGAAGACAATGAGTCAGAACAAGAATAA
- a CDS encoding S41 family peptidase, whose product MSQNKNNRFMPLWLALCVVIGVLVGTFYANHFSGNRLNIINSGSSRLSNLLHIIDDQYVDSVNIDELVEKALPQILAELDPHSVYISAKDVQMATEDLKGSFSGVGIEFTIQQDTIHVQNVIKNGPAEKAGILAGDKIVNIDNKPFVGDSVTNEEAQHRLKGPKGSKVKVGVKRFGEKDIKYFVLTRNDIAMKSVTATYMLNDSIGYIRIKNFGERTYAEMLTSLQQLNLQGADKLVIDLRDNSGGYLESAVQMAEEFLRKNQLIVYTQGRKSPRREYRSRGKGSYQNIPLVVLINEGSASASEIFAGAIQDNDRGTIVGRRSFGKGLVQQQIQFPNGSMIRLTVARYYSPSGRCIQKPFKPGGIAAYEQDMLTRYQHGEFFSQDSIKHTGPAYHTNNGRLVYGGGGITPDIFVPEDTSDVTSYYKEAAMCGLILQYAFKYTDENRQTLKKYTEMKPLSEYLTGRNLVNDFANYAEKNGLRRRNNLINKSHALLENYIYSRIIYNILDEQAWNQYLNRNDDMIKAAEKVLNSGEAFPKAPAKKGHSTKKQQNRTT is encoded by the coding sequence ATGAGTCAGAACAAGAATAATCGTTTCATGCCCTTGTGGCTGGCACTGTGCGTTGTTATCGGCGTGCTTGTCGGAACATTCTACGCCAATCACTTCTCGGGAAACCGCCTGAACATCATCAATAGCGGTAGCAGCAGGTTGAGCAACTTGCTGCACATCATCGACGACCAGTATGTTGATTCTGTCAATATCGACGAGTTAGTGGAGAAGGCATTGCCTCAAATCCTTGCCGAACTCGACCCCCACTCCGTTTATATCAGTGCTAAAGATGTGCAAATGGCTACCGAAGACCTGAAAGGGTCGTTCTCTGGCGTTGGCATCGAGTTCACTATTCAACAAGACACCATACACGTTCAGAATGTCATAAAGAACGGACCAGCCGAAAAGGCAGGCATTCTTGCAGGCGATAAGATAGTAAACATCGACAACAAACCTTTTGTTGGCGACAGTGTTACCAACGAAGAGGCACAGCACAGACTAAAGGGACCAAAGGGTTCCAAGGTGAAAGTGGGCGTGAAACGCTTTGGCGAGAAAGACATAAAATACTTCGTACTTACCCGAAACGATATTGCCATGAAGAGCGTTACAGCAACTTATATGCTCAACGACTCTATCGGCTATATCCGCATAAAGAACTTCGGCGAGCGCACATACGCCGAAATGCTGACCTCGCTGCAACAGCTGAACCTACAAGGAGCCGACAAATTGGTTATCGACCTGCGCGATAACTCAGGCGGATACCTTGAAAGTGCAGTGCAAATGGCAGAAGAATTCTTGCGTAAGAACCAACTTATTGTCTACACACAAGGTCGCAAGAGCCCACGACGCGAATACCGCAGCCGTGGCAAAGGCAGTTATCAGAATATTCCTTTGGTAGTACTCATCAACGAAGGGTCGGCGTCGGCTTCCGAAATCTTTGCAGGTGCCATTCAAGATAACGACCGTGGCACCATCGTAGGTCGCCGTTCGTTTGGCAAAGGCTTGGTGCAACAGCAAATACAATTCCCCAATGGCAGTATGATTCGCTTAACCGTAGCACGCTACTACTCACCTTCAGGACGCTGCATACAGAAGCCTTTCAAGCCAGGAGGCATTGCTGCATACGAGCAGGATATGCTGACACGCTACCAGCACGGAGAGTTCTTCTCACAAGACAGCATAAAGCATACAGGCCCTGCCTACCATACCAACAACGGACGCCTTGTCTATGGTGGCGGCGGCATTACGCCCGACATCTTTGTGCCTGAAGATACGAGCGACGTAACGTCTTATTACAAAGAGGCAGCTATGTGCGGACTCATTCTGCAATATGCGTTCAAATACACCGACGAGAATCGTCAGACGCTGAAGAAATATACAGAAATGAAGCCGTTGTCAGAGTACTTGACAGGCAGAAACCTTGTAAACGACTTCGCAAACTATGCGGAAAAGAACGGATTGCGACGGAGAAACAACCTTATCAACAAGTCGCACGCATTGTTAGAGAACTACATTTACAGTCGCATTATCTACAATATACTCGACGAACAAGCGTGGAATCAGTATCTGAACCGTAACGACGATATGATAAAGGCGGCAGAGAAAGTGCTCAACAGTGGAGAGGCTTTCCCGAAAGCACCTGCCAAGAAGGGACATTCGACAAAGAAACAACAAAACAGAACTACATAA
- a CDS encoding 5-formyltetrahydrofolate cyclo-ligase, translated as MMNKTELRKEIRNRKRQYTQEQLQALSAPIIDRLRHHPKLVAAKTVMLYHSLPDEVFTHTFVDEMVEAGKDVLLPVVISETEMEIRRYTGAKDMAMSSFHILEPIGELFTDYDSIEFIAVPGMSFDADRNRLGRGKGYYDRFLKQTGQAYKLGICFDFQKLDSIPTDEYDEKVDEVL; from the coding sequence ATGATGAACAAAACAGAACTCAGAAAAGAGATACGCAACCGTAAACGCCAATATACGCAAGAGCAGCTACAAGCACTTTCTGCGCCCATCATCGACCGTTTGCGCCACCACCCCAAACTCGTTGCAGCGAAAACAGTAATGCTCTACCATTCGTTGCCCGACGAAGTGTTCACCCATACCTTTGTAGACGAAATGGTGGAAGCAGGCAAAGACGTGCTGTTGCCAGTGGTTATCAGCGAAACGGAAATGGAAATACGACGCTACACAGGTGCCAAAGATATGGCTATGAGTTCGTTTCATATCTTAGAACCTATTGGCGAACTCTTTACCGACTACGACAGCATCGAGTTTATAGCCGTCCCTGGTATGAGTTTCGATGCCGACCGAAACCGTCTTGGTCGTGGAAAAGGCTATTACGACCGCTTCTTGAAACAGACTGGACAAGCTTACAAATTAGGCATTTGCTTCGATTTCCAAAAGCTCGATAGCATTCCTACCGACGAATACGACGAGAAAGTAGACGAGGTGCTTTAA
- a CDS encoding DciA family protein, whose protein sequence is MFRRKVKSLSEVLGKALRDGGLESPLLQKRILAAWDEVVGATVARYTQEKSIRNQTLFVKISNPALRQDLSMMRTQLVKRLNEHVGSFVISEVRIY, encoded by the coding sequence ATGTTTAGACGCAAGGTAAAATCTTTATCGGAGGTGCTTGGCAAGGCGTTGCGCGATGGTGGACTCGAGTCGCCTTTGCTTCAGAAGCGTATTTTAGCTGCTTGGGACGAGGTTGTAGGTGCTACGGTGGCACGATATACGCAGGAAAAGAGCATTCGCAACCAAACCTTATTTGTGAAAATAAGCAATCCAGCCTTGCGTCAAGACCTGTCGATGATGCGCACGCAATTGGTAAAACGACTGAACGAGCACGTTGGTTCGTTTGTTATTTCAGAAGTCCGCATCTACTGA